From Marinobacter alexandrii, one genomic window encodes:
- a CDS encoding SgcJ/EcaC family oxidoreductase: MKIISIITILLSCISSYGQNKQDEKAILQVIENQNRGWATKDLELSLQDVDDNIDWTNAFGDRMESKKQLETLLKRIYSFDFVMKGKSKNQYNDINFLSPEIAIVRSKTVVKGQEWGDGTAMKDRHNHHLRVFHKKDDSWKVVSHLISQAWEKK; this comes from the coding sequence ATGAAAATTATATCAATTATCACCATTCTTCTATCGTGTATATCTAGCTACGGCCAAAACAAACAAGACGAAAAGGCCATCCTCCAAGTCATCGAGAATCAAAACAGGGGATGGGCCACCAAAGATCTGGAATTGAGCCTTCAGGATGTGGACGACAACATCGATTGGACCAATGCATTTGGAGATCGGATGGAAAGTAAAAAGCAACTAGAAACACTTCTCAAGAGAATCTATTCATTTGATTTTGTCATGAAAGGGAAGTCAAAGAATCAATATAACGACATCAATTTTCTGAGTCCGGAAATAGCTATCGTAAGATCCAAAACAGTAGTGAAAGGACAAGAATGGGGAGACGGCACAGCTATGAAAGACCGACACAATCATCACCTCAGAGTATTCCATAAAAAAGATGATAGCTGGAAAGTGGTTAGTCATCTGATCAGCCAGGCTTGGGAGAAAAAATAG